TGTTGAAGGCCCGTTTGAAATCGAGTGGAGCCGCGCTGACGATTCAAGAAAATCGATGGGCAAGGATTTCGATCGGGCACTGAAGGTATTTCAAGATGTCGAAAAAGAACGGAACGACTTTAAACTGAAGATCAGTGCTTGACGTTCAACATCCTCGTTCGACCAAAAAGGTTTGCAGCCACGCATTGTCCTCCTGGCACATGTATTGCGTTGGGTCTCCTGTGAGGAGCAACTCACGCAGGGGGATTGAAGAATGAAGAAGAAGGCGTCGTGGTTCGACTGGTTTGTGACTGGTTCTTTCTGGTTGATGGGAGTGACCATCGTATTCGGTATGATCGTGATTGCCTTGAGAACAACTGAAAGCAGCACACGACTGGCAGTCGAGAGCCTGCGTTCCCCATCGAAGCCTCTAAGTAGTGGCAATACGCACGTGGCGTCTATCGTGCTCTGACGCTCAGAGCCTCACCGACTCCCCAAAAGGTTTAAGCCTTATTGCTGATAACAAATGGCCGATCGGGCGATTGGTTAAGTAGCGGATCTGTCTGATAACTGAGTAACGGCACGAGCAAAATGCAGAGTAGCTCGTGACAGAACGAAGGCAGTGGGGAGGATCCGATGCTGTGCGATAAATGCAAGTCCGGGTATATGGTTGATGATAGCCATTACGACGTTAAGGTCTTCAAGTGTTGGGTCTGTGGCAACAGGTTCTATCCTGATCATCCAAAGAGACAGGGAGATCTCGTTTGCTCCCGCTGTGGTGAAGACCTGGAGCCAGGGAACCACTCCGGCTACTGCAAGAACTGTCTCAAGTATGTCAATCTGAATGCCGAGCCTATGAAGGAGCGCACCTACGGCCAGACCACATGCGCCTGCGGCACGATCTTTATAAGAAAGAGCCCGAGACAGATGTTCCATTCCAAGGACTGCAGGAAGCGGCCAGTCCACTTCTCACTGCTGATGAAACCAGACGTGCGGGTGGCGCACACGACGAAATAGAAAGGTATGAAGGAAGGGAGAAGCAGCTTTTAGTATTAATTGAGTAACCATTCGGGCGATTGTATTCTGATCAATCGGGTCGATAATGTTCATAACTCGATAAAGGCAAACCATCCTAAAGGATGGGACGTAAAGCCACTGGCCTAAGTTTGTGATAACGGATACGATCACAGGGTCGCCGGGTGATGCAGAGGTCTCTCTTTCTGGCTTCTCCACGGCTTCCCTGTGCATCTCTCCGGCATGTGAGTGACGGTAGGTATGGAGAGATGCGAGGCCTTTCTCACACGCGTCTAATTTTCAACATCACCCCAACTCCCTCGCGGAAAAAGCCCGGAAATATGCCCCGTGAGATTATGTCGTCATGAAATCGCCTCGTGGCATGCCAGAAAGAGATTTTGGCGGAAACTCAGCTGGGGTCAACGTTATCCCTAAAGGAAGAATTTTCGTTGATATGGGTAGTGCGATTATTGGCGACGCGGTCGCGGGGCTGGTGCAGAGTTTTGGATACCAGAGTTGTACACGTCAGCCGGCAGGTGGCGATGTTGATGTAATCATCGTAGACAGCAGCACGATTGATAAGAAGAGGTTGGACCTCCCTTCGAAATCGAAAGTGATTCTGATGGAGACCGATGCCCATCAAAAAAACGTTGCCGTACCGATCCTCTATCAAAAAGTTCACGGAATCATCTCTTGCACTATGGATAGCGCTAAATTCAGAAAAGCACTGGAGGCGATCACGGGCGGGCAGTTCTGGATCGACAGTCCTTCTGTGAAGTCATTTCTGCTTAGTGCGGGCCTCGTATCGAGTAAAGGCGAACTCCTGGGATTTACACCGCAGGAGAAAAGAATCGTCGAGCACATCTGCAGGGGCGACACCAACAGGGAGATAGCCGAGAAGCTACACCTCAGTATTCACACCATAAAGACACATCTCCGCAGCATCATGAGAAAAGCAGGAGCCATAAACCGATCTCACCTGGCCTCATTGGTGACGCAGTTCTCAGGCGAGGATAAGCGAGATATAGAGCCTTTATAGACAATAGCAGGAGAAACTTCGAATCTGTTTGCGGCTATATCTTGCTCTTCCCGGATTTGGCCAACGCTTCCCTTACACGCTCTGGGGCCATGGGGAGGTCATAGAGCCGTGCACCAGTCGCGTCAAAAATCGCGTTGCCGATGAGAGCAGCGACTGTGACGATCGGCGGCTCTCCACCACCCTGGGGCGGCACATCTTTATTCTCGACCAGGACTGTTTCGATTTTCGGGAGCCAGGAAAAGCGTGGTATCTCATACGTATCAAAGTTTGTATCGAGAATCTGGCCTCCTTTGAAGCGAACTTCCTCGGTCAAGGCCTGGCCCAGCCCCATGGTGAGGCCACCCTCCATCTGGATTGTTGCGCCCTCAGGGTTGATAACAACGCCCATGTCCTGGACACAGACGATGCGTTTTACGCGGACGCGTCCTCTTGCGCGGTCCACGTCCACTTCTCCCATGGCAGCTATATAAACTCCTGCGTCTTCCGCGCAGGCCACGCCGATGCCGCGACCGCTGGGCGCAGCCTCTTTCTTCCAGCCGAAGCGTTCCGCAGCCATGGTCAACACGCGCTGAAGCCTTTTCTGACCTATATGTTTCATGCGGAATTCGACGGGGTCGATGTGGAGCTTCGCTGCCATGATGTCCATGGAGGACTCTCGGGCAAAGACATTGAAGTTAGCGCCCGGTGCCCGCCAGGCCCCTGTCGCAAAGGGATGGGCTCCTGGATTGCCTGTATAGTGGCCGTGCACCATTTCCCGGTGGTTGGGCACTGCATATAACTGCGCGGCACCTCTCGGCCCGGAGAAGTAGACATCATAGCCCCAGAACGTGACCTGCTTCGCGCTGTCGACTCCGGATCTCACTTTGGCGATGCCGGCCGGCCTGAACGTGTCGTAAAAGAACTCTTCTTTGCGCGTGCGTGCCACCTGCACGGGCCGCCCGGTGAGCTTTGCAAGACGCGCCGCTTCCACCGCCTGGCCCCTGGCGCTCTTGCCGCCAAAGCCGCCGCCAACGAAGGGTGTGATGACCCTTACCTTTTGCGCAGAGACAGAAAGCGCCTGGGCTATTTCCTCCTTTGCGCCGAAGGGCGATTGCGTGGATACCCACACAAACATCCTGTCTCCTTCCGGTTTTGCAATCGCGGTGTGCGTTTCGATCGTAGCATGGGCCATGTAGTGGTCGTAGAACGTCGCCTCGAACGTTGCCTCCGCCATCTGTTCTCCCTGCTTCAGATCTCCGCCCTGAGTCACAGGCTCTCCATTCGGGGCAACACGCAAAAGATGTGCGTAGATCGTTTTTGGATCGAGGTCGCTCTGCGGTATCTCCCATTCTGGTTTGATGCAGGCGAGGGCCTTCTGTGCATGATCGGGAAACGGGTGGAGCACTGCTATCATCTCGCCGTCGCGCACCAGGGTCACGTCTTTATCAGCATCGACGGCGGAGGTGTCGACGCTTTTCAGTCTGGCGCCGTGTGCCGGCGGCCTCAAAATACTTGCGTAGAGCAGGCCGGGTAGACGCACATCCCCTGTATACTGAGCCTTTCCGGTTACCTTTAGCGTTCCATCCCTTCGATTATATGATTTCCCCACAACGGTATATTGTGAAACCTGCTTTGGAGCGGGCCTTGGTGTCACATGGCGCTCGATGATCTTCCCTCTCGCGAGCTGCCCATAGGTAACCTGCTTCTTGCCGTTGTTACGGTCCTGCACGACACCGTTGCTCACGATGAGCCTTTCCTTGCCGACGTGGAGGCGCTCTGAGGCAAGCTCAATAAGAACCGCGCGTGCTTCGGCGGCGGCTTCTCGCAGGGGCGGACCGAAGAAGCGCGTGGTGAGCGAACCCCACGTGCCCCTGTCGTAAGGGCAGAGATCCGTATCCCCCATGATCATCTCAACAGAATTCACGGGCACGTCCAGTTCCTCCGCAAGCATCTGAGCAAGGGAAGTTATGATACCCTGACCCATCTCTATCTTGCCCGTAAGACAGCTCACCTTTCCGTCAGGTGCGATTCTGACGAATGCATTGAAATCGACAGGAGTCGGCTGGCCGCCTGGCGCTGGCCGTTCCTGTGCTGCGGGGAGCATGCTATACGAAAAAAAGATGAAGATCCCGCCGCCGAGCGTCTTCAGAAAATGGCGTCGGCCCGGAGAGAAACCATGACCAGTCACTGCGTTCTTCTCTCTGGTTGTTCTCTCATTCTTCATCGCCGGCCTCCTTTCAGCTCTTTCGCAGCGGTCTGAATTGCCGTGATGATACGTGCGTAAGAGGCACAGCGGCAGAGATTATCCTCCATGCCCTGGATGATATCTGCCTCCGAAGGGGACCGCTGCTCGGCGAGGAGCGCGTATGCGTTCATGATCATACCGGATGTGCAGAAGCCGCACTGAAAGGCGTCATGCTCTATGAAGGCCTTTTGTAAAGCGTGAAGCTTACCGTTTCTCGCCAGTCCTTCTATTGTGAGTACTTCCTTGCCGGCGACATCTTTGAGCGGGGTCTGACACGATCTCACTGCCTTGCCACCAACGACTACCGTGCACGCACCACAGAGCGCCTCGCCACAGCCGAATTTTGTTCCGGTGAGAGCGAGATCGGAACGCAGGACCCATAGAAGCATCCTTTCATCGTCGGTCTCCAGTTGAACCTTCTTTCTGTTGAGCGTGAATTCAACAGGTCTTATCATGGTCCACTCCTCTTTGCTCAAAACTCTTCTTTGTTCTTCTCTGCTTTGATTTTATAATCTAAAGCGAAGACTCTTTTCTTGCAACGTTGGTTGTGACAAATATCGTGGTGTCGGGCTGATGGTTGCTGCTATAATGAAGAGGAATGTTTCCACAGGAATCCGTTTGGTTCGCCGTTGCAGGTGACGTGTGGACATAACATTGAGATATAGTTTGCACGCTGAGGCGAGTTACATGACCAGTGCCCCGGTGATTATAGGTTTTGCTTTGGAGAACCTTTCTTCCGGAGACGTGTGGGTTCTGAAGTGGTACACTCCCCTGGAAGGTATAAAAGGCAGAATATTTGAAGTCAGCTGCGATGGCGTGGAGATTCCGTATGAAGGCATGCTCATGAAACGTGGAGACCCGGAGGAAAATGATTATATCCAATTGGGTTCCGCTGAGAGCGTCCGTGCGGAATTCGACTTGACCACTGCGTATTCTTTACCCCTGTGCAGTGAGTGCACTGTAACGTTCAAAGGACGTATTCACGATGTTGTTCTGAATCGGCAAGATGTTCCGAGACCATGGGACGAGCATCAGGCAATCGATGCTCAAGGTGATCCTGTCGTGTTCAGCGTTGTGGCCGTTTAGAGCATGCGCGAAAGGATAGTCGTCACACCATGTGAATAAGAAATAAAAGGAGGCAGGAATGAAAAAGAATGCATCGAGTTCCAACCTGGCCGTGAGTCTGGAGTTTGACAAGCGAACCTACAAGGCTGCTGAGTCGCAAAAGCTCTTTTTTGCGATGACAAACGAGTCGGACAAACCCATTTCGGTCCTTAAGTGGCACACGCCTCTGGAAGGATTTAAGAGCGACATGTTCCACGTGGAGTATGATGGCAAGAAAGCCGTCTACCTGGGAAGAGTCTACAAGAGAGGCGTGCCGGCTGAGGATGATTATGTTACCATTCAACCGGGTCAGACTCTGAAGTATAGGATTGAATTCACGGAAGGCTATGACATTGCCGAGTCTGCGCATTACAGCGTGAGGTACAAGACGCATCTCCTGCACGCCGGTATCGAGGATGCGAAACTGCTGACAAAAAGATACATGGCGCCGAAGGCACCTGGCGCCTTATCGGTCAGGTCCAATACTGCGATCTTCAAGCTCGAGGAGAATAGGCGACCCAAAACAGTGAACGGCATCGAGACAGCGTGGATGAAGATGCTGAAGGGTGCGGTTCCTCTTAAGAAAACGACTTCGTTTAACGGCTGCTCACTTTCCCAGCAGAGTACGATAACCAATGCCCTCGCACAGGCTGTCAAGTATGCTGCGGAAGCTCGCTCGGCGCTGACGAATACTCCAAGCTGGGCCCGGTACACGGCCCGGCGTTACCAGGAATGGTTCGGTGCTTATGATGGTTCCCGCTATAGTACAGTGAATGGCCATTTTGACAGAATATGGGATGCCGTGGCGAATCAGAACATGGCCTTCGATTGCACTCCTACCGACAACGCTTACGCTTACGTGTATCCCACAAAACCCTATGTCGTATATCTCTGCAAACTCTTCTGGACAGCGCCCTTAACCGGTACAGATTCGCAGGGAGGCACGATCGTCCATGAGACGAGCCATTTCAACGTGGTTGCCAGCACTGACGATCATGTCTATGGGCAGTCGGGCGCACGAACGCTTGCCAAAAACAATCCGAACGACGCGATTGACAATGCCGACTCGCATGAATACTTTGCGGAAAATACGCCAGCGCTCACGATGGACGCGGTGCCAGGCTCCATCTTCAAGACAGCCGCCAATTGGCATAAGCTGCCGGTGGGATTCACCGGCGGTTTCGACGCGAGCCTTAACGGCGCCGGTCCTTTTGCGGGAAAATGTTACTTCTTCAAGGGAGACAAATACATCAGATACGATTGGACAAAGGATAGTGTGGATGAAGGGTATCCAAAGAAAATAGCTGACAACTGGCACAATCTTCCTGATACATTCCGGGGTAGTTTCGACGATGCTGTAAACGGTCAGGGCCCCTTTTCAGGCAAATGCTACTTCTTCAAGGGGGACTCGTACATCCGGTATGATTGGGGCGCTGACAAAGTCGACCCGGGATATCCCAAAAAGATTGCTGCCAACTGGCATAACCTCCCTCCGGGATTCAGAGACAAGTTCGACGCGATAATCAACGGCGGAGGCCCCTTCGCTGGCAAATGCTATTTCTTCAAGGGCGATTCCTATGTGCGGTATGACTGGCAGACCGACACGACGGATGCCGGGTACCCCAAGAAGATAGCAGAGAATTGGCATTGCCTGCCTTCCGGATACACCGGAGCCTTCGACACTGCACTGGAGGGAGATAAGCAGTTCAGCGGAAAGGGATATTTCTTCAAAGGAGATTACTATATCCGCTATAATTGGCAGGGAGATTACGCAGAAGTCTAACGTCAATTCGTCCTAACGCGTGTACCGGGGTCGGAGCAAACGCAGCATTGCTCCGGCCCATTTCATACTGCGTCCAGCGATTGAACGAGAACCAGCTCACATGCTCCTGCTCCGGTATCCGTGCGGGAAAGGGAACTCCTCCAGTGCCACCCGTCCGGCGCACGAGCCTCCACGAGATAGCCTTTCAGGTGGATGATGTGGCCGGGCCGCAGGCTCTTCAGCAGTCTTTCGACATGACGGTCTCCGGGGATCATGTGCATGTTTGCAGTATGGGATTCCACCACCTCCCGAGGAACAGAAAAGGTCTTTGTGCTCCAGAAATAGAAGCGCTCGCCCTGACTGAAGCTGAAATGTTTGAGATTGTTCTCATCTGACATGGCGCCCCATGCCAGCACTAGATCCACCGGCGCCAGGTCTGCCGAGCGACCAAAGTAGTACCGCTTTCTAAGTACGACCCGGGCCCTGAGCTCAAACGAGGCGAGACATTTCAATGAGATGTTCTGCCTGTGAATCTCAGTCTGCTTGTCCAATTCGACCTGCAGGGGATCGTCTGCGACCAGTATCCCGGGCGGTCGGCTGATCGCGCGATCAGACCAGGAATGGTAGGCTGCTACGAGGAAGAGGATAGCAAGAATCCAGAAATACTTCACGTTCTGTTCTTCGGCCTCTTTCGGCAAAACATAATGGAGCTATCACTGCAAGATGAAAAAGAACAGCAGATTTCTGTTGAAACATTCTCTCCAGGCTGGCACACTTCTAACATTGAGCGGAGAGAGTGTTTTTGCTCAGAAAATTTGTTAAAGGGAGGTCGGTGATGAAGGGAAGGGAATGGATCTCGGCGCGTAAGTCTCTCAAGTCGGGTGTTGTGCCACTCTTGGTAGTGCTTGTAATTGTGTTGCTCTGGACAGGGCCCTCTTTCGGCCAGGTTTCAGGTGCTTTCAACCCTAACCCCAAAACGGCTGCCGAGGCGATTGATCAACTCGTGTGGGCGAACAGGATCCTTGCTAATGAGAATATATTTGATTACCTCGGGCATATAAGCGTTCGCAACCCGGAGAACAGCAAAACATTTTTCATCGCCCGGGCAATAGCACCTGAAACTGTGACGAAGAGTGATATCCTTGAGGTCGACCTGGAAGGCAACGTTGTCACCAAGAGCCAGTTCAGGCCGTATCAGGAGCGTATCATCCATGCCGGGATCCTGAAGGCGAGGCCGGATGTCAATTCCGTGATTCACGCACATCCCACTCCCGTAGTGATTCTTTCGGTATCGGAAGTACCCTTTCGCATAGTTTCACACCCTGGCTCTATCTTCTATGAAGGCGTGCCCTTCTATAACGAATACGACTTCACCTCGCCCGGGAATACGGGCATGCTGGTGACCACAAAAGAGGAAGGGGATCGGGTGGCAAAAACACTCGGTAAAGCAAGAGCCATGATCATGCGGGGACACGGGTGCAACGTGGTTGGGAAAAGCATCCCGGAAGCAATTCGCACAGCCATCGATCTTAGAGACAATGTTGTTATTCTTCTTGGTGCCCAGCAGTTCGGGAAGGTGAAGACTGTAAGCTATGAGGAGGCCAAAGCGGCAGCCGCCGCGCTTGGCAATCCTGAGCGTGGTTGGAATGCCTGGGTCAGCCGCGTCAAGAGGGCTATGCCTGATATGCAGTAGCTGTGCAGAAGGAGGCTGCTTGCCAGCCTCTTTATTATTATCATGGATTTCAGGGGGCCGGGATGCTGATCGCATCCGGTTACGCAGCGTATAGACGTTGCCTATTCACCGCTACCCATGGACACGTCGCCTGACAGAAATCCTAGATCGGGACTGATGC
Above is a window of Syntrophorhabdales bacterium DNA encoding:
- a CDS encoding barstar family protein, with amino-acid sequence MSLKRFSLKGETIHSLEDLYDRLSSQLGLPEHFGRNLDALWDVLSADVEGPFEIEWSRADDSRKSMGKDFDRALKVFQDVEKERNDFKLKISA
- a CDS encoding LuxR C-terminal-related transcriptional regulator, coding for MKSPRGMPERDFGGNSAGVNVIPKGRIFVDMGSAIIGDAVAGLVQSFGYQSCTRQPAGGDVDVIIVDSSTIDKKRLDLPSKSKVILMETDAHQKNVAVPILYQKVHGIISCTMDSAKFRKALEAITGGQFWIDSPSVKSFLLSAGLVSSKGELLGFTPQEKRIVEHICRGDTNREIAEKLHLSIHTIKTHLRSIMRKAGAINRSHLASLVTQFSGEDKRDIEPL
- a CDS encoding molybdopterin cofactor-binding domain-containing protein — its product is MKNERTTREKNAVTGHGFSPGRRHFLKTLGGGIFIFFSYSMLPAAQERPAPGGQPTPVDFNAFVRIAPDGKVSCLTGKIEMGQGIITSLAQMLAEELDVPVNSVEMIMGDTDLCPYDRGTWGSLTTRFFGPPLREAAAEARAVLIELASERLHVGKERLIVSNGVVQDRNNGKKQVTYGQLARGKIIERHVTPRPAPKQVSQYTVVGKSYNRRDGTLKVTGKAQYTGDVRLPGLLYASILRPPAHGARLKSVDTSAVDADKDVTLVRDGEMIAVLHPFPDHAQKALACIKPEWEIPQSDLDPKTIYAHLLRVAPNGEPVTQGGDLKQGEQMAEATFEATFYDHYMAHATIETHTAIAKPEGDRMFVWVSTQSPFGAKEEIAQALSVSAQKVRVITPFVGGGFGGKSARGQAVEAARLAKLTGRPVQVARTRKEEFFYDTFRPAGIAKVRSGVDSAKQVTFWGYDVYFSGPRGAAQLYAVPNHREMVHGHYTGNPGAHPFATGAWRAPGANFNVFARESSMDIMAAKLHIDPVEFRMKHIGQKRLQRVLTMAAERFGWKKEAAPSGRGIGVACAEDAGVYIAAMGEVDVDRARGRVRVKRIVCVQDMGVVINPEGATIQMEGGLTMGLGQALTEEVRFKGGQILDTNFDTYEIPRFSWLPKIETVLVENKDVPPQGGGEPPIVTVAALIGNAIFDATGARLYDLPMAPERVREALAKSGKSKI
- a CDS encoding (2Fe-2S)-binding protein, with the protein product MIRPVEFTLNRKKVQLETDDERMLLWVLRSDLALTGTKFGCGEALCGACTVVVGGKAVRSCQTPLKDVAGKEVLTIEGLARNGKLHALQKAFIEHDAFQCGFCTSGMIMNAYALLAEQRSPSEADIIQGMEDNLCRCASYARIITAIQTAAKELKGGRR
- a CDS encoding M35 family metallo-endopeptidase, whose protein sequence is MKKNASSSNLAVSLEFDKRTYKAAESQKLFFAMTNESDKPISVLKWHTPLEGFKSDMFHVEYDGKKAVYLGRVYKRGVPAEDDYVTIQPGQTLKYRIEFTEGYDIAESAHYSVRYKTHLLHAGIEDAKLLTKRYMAPKAPGALSVRSNTAIFKLEENRRPKTVNGIETAWMKMLKGAVPLKKTTSFNGCSLSQQSTITNALAQAVKYAAEARSALTNTPSWARYTARRYQEWFGAYDGSRYSTVNGHFDRIWDAVANQNMAFDCTPTDNAYAYVYPTKPYVVYLCKLFWTAPLTGTDSQGGTIVHETSHFNVVASTDDHVYGQSGARTLAKNNPNDAIDNADSHEYFAENTPALTMDAVPGSIFKTAANWHKLPVGFTGGFDASLNGAGPFAGKCYFFKGDKYIRYDWTKDSVDEGYPKKIADNWHNLPDTFRGSFDDAVNGQGPFSGKCYFFKGDSYIRYDWGADKVDPGYPKKIAANWHNLPPGFRDKFDAIINGGGPFAGKCYFFKGDSYVRYDWQTDTTDAGYPKKIAENWHCLPSGYTGAFDTALEGDKQFSGKGYFFKGDYYIRYNWQGDYAEV
- a CDS encoding class II aldolase/adducin family protein, whose product is MKGREWISARKSLKSGVVPLLVVLVIVLLWTGPSFGQVSGAFNPNPKTAAEAIDQLVWANRILANENIFDYLGHISVRNPENSKTFFIARAIAPETVTKSDILEVDLEGNVVTKSQFRPYQERIIHAGILKARPDVNSVIHAHPTPVVILSVSEVPFRIVSHPGSIFYEGVPFYNEYDFTSPGNTGMLVTTKEEGDRVAKTLGKARAMIMRGHGCNVVGKSIPEAIRTAIDLRDNVVILLGAQQFGKVKTVSYEEAKAAAAALGNPERGWNAWVSRVKRAMPDMQ